The following coding sequences are from one Parabacteroides pacaensis window:
- a CDS encoding alpha-L-rhamnosidase-related protein translates to MQQTKTLSILITMLLLFPVKSFAGHNVAQTNAVVHNSSTKKITLSNENKNLVLQIDYKDGCRIAELEIKGKNTLSSSGVYTGFRTKGGTFNSLVVKEAVKVEEQAGKITVKNIVYGDPSIRVNESWTFETSKDKIVWRIDREYSGLAKLEEMSFPQWNFNDLSVWKGGILDNGGMVWCKYLWDVNDTYGVHTGGVTFWNPDNGNAFRISAKAGDKYLATKYSQSEKQEFVCTHFVTDTELEPRYNLSRFVHQHSDVFTPFDVQRGITSVTLEMEYVDYDVAYSRGNLPGIDEKAVRELMNTTGRYGVVDNGIVGANGWTTNWKCLHEPFFSQIGMALGDENYTRNNGASLDRERDHAITPEGRVLSRWHNTDEDQMQGTFNYKTGYYEARWGYTVDSQTGQVINTAEQFDLCGDIHWLRSHKTACEKALDWLIRRDSNNNGIFEMMNNSIAEETASDWLDIVWATFENAFVNAQMYEALNLWADCERVLGDTEKASYYTKVAARLKENFNKPIDEGGFWSPENKQYVYWRDKDGSVHGDNLVTPVNFAVIAFNLCDDKKRIAQILDQIEKRTAAENLFHWPLCFDSYKREEVQSGNWPFPKYENGDIFPTWGYMGIRAYARYDKAIALKYVRNLLEQYKKDGLSSQRYSRETQLGLGSDILAGICTSVTALYRDIYGVRPKWNRMGLEPNMVKTLNGTTFNYTLRNTVYQVKLNVNDYELHSNNFSVKSKEAFGASFENKELALYPHNKERMIVKLKGQLDSPISVELNRYTGNNFSWKVTSADNYQFTLEGLNPARKYVLMAQGKTIDIKIGDNGKATFTHTCTKPTVFHLNEK, encoded by the coding sequence ATGCAACAAACAAAAACACTCTCGATTCTTATTACGATGCTCTTGCTTTTTCCTGTGAAAAGTTTTGCAGGACATAATGTGGCTCAGACAAATGCCGTGGTTCACAACTCTTCGACGAAAAAGATTACTCTTTCGAATGAAAACAAAAACCTTGTATTGCAGATAGATTATAAGGATGGTTGTCGAATAGCCGAATTGGAAATAAAAGGGAAAAACACCTTATCGTCTTCCGGCGTATATACCGGATTCCGAACGAAGGGCGGTACATTCAACTCCCTGGTGGTTAAGGAAGCTGTCAAAGTAGAAGAACAAGCCGGAAAGATCACAGTGAAGAATATTGTCTATGGCGATCCTTCGATTCGGGTGAATGAGTCGTGGACATTCGAAACATCGAAAGATAAAATTGTTTGGCGCATCGACAGGGAATACAGCGGTTTAGCAAAGCTGGAAGAAATGTCTTTTCCTCAGTGGAATTTCAACGACTTATCCGTATGGAAAGGCGGCATACTGGATAACGGCGGAATGGTTTGGTGCAAGTATCTGTGGGATGTAAACGATACCTATGGCGTTCATACAGGAGGGGTTACCTTTTGGAATCCGGACAATGGGAATGCTTTTCGCATCAGTGCTAAAGCCGGAGATAAATATCTTGCAACTAAATATTCACAGAGCGAAAAACAAGAGTTTGTTTGTACGCATTTCGTTACGGATACGGAACTGGAGCCGCGTTACAATCTGAGCCGTTTTGTACACCAACACTCGGATGTCTTTACTCCGTTTGATGTACAACGGGGGATTACTTCGGTCACACTGGAAATGGAATATGTAGATTATGACGTGGCCTATTCTCGCGGAAACCTTCCCGGCATCGACGAAAAAGCGGTGCGCGAACTAATGAATACAACCGGGCGTTATGGTGTGGTCGACAATGGTATTGTAGGTGCGAATGGTTGGACAACAAACTGGAAATGTTTGCACGAGCCGTTCTTCTCGCAAATAGGAATGGCTTTAGGCGATGAAAACTATACCCGAAACAACGGAGCAAGCCTGGATCGCGAGCGGGACCATGCAATAACTCCCGAAGGACGTGTCCTGTCACGCTGGCATAATACCGATGAGGACCAGATGCAGGGTACATTCAACTATAAGACCGGATATTACGAAGCCCGTTGGGGATATACCGTCGATTCGCAAACCGGCCAGGTCATCAACACAGCCGAACAGTTCGATCTCTGTGGCGACATTCATTGGTTGCGTTCACACAAAACAGCTTGTGAAAAAGCTTTGGACTGGCTGATTCGCCGCGATTCAAACAATAATGGCATTTTCGAAATGATGAATAATTCAATAGCTGAAGAGACGGCAAGTGACTGGCTGGATATTGTCTGGGCTACATTCGAGAATGCTTTTGTGAATGCACAGATGTATGAAGCCTTGAACCTGTGGGCCGACTGTGAAAGGGTACTGGGAGATACGGAAAAAGCCAGTTATTATACTAAAGTCGCTGCCCGCCTAAAAGAAAACTTTAATAAACCGATTGATGAAGGAGGATTTTGGTCACCCGAAAATAAACAATACGTTTACTGGCGCGATAAAGACGGTTCGGTTCATGGAGATAACCTGGTTACTCCTGTTAATTTTGCCGTAATTGCTTTTAACCTCTGCGATGATAAAAAACGAATTGCCCAGATTCTCGATCAGATAGAAAAAAGAACTGCAGCGGAAAATCTTTTCCATTGGCCTTTGTGTTTCGACTCTTACAAAAGAGAAGAAGTACAATCGGGTAACTGGCCTTTTCCTAAATATGAAAACGGGGATATATTTCCTACTTGGGGATATATGGGTATCCGGGCGTATGCCAGATATGATAAAGCGATTGCCTTGAAGTATGTCCGCAACCTGTTAGAGCAATATAAGAAAGATGGTCTTTCCTCACAACGATATAGCCGGGAAACACAGTTAGGTTTGGGTTCAGATATTCTGGCAGGTATATGCACGAGTGTTACGGCTCTATACCGTGATATCTATGGGGTGCGTCCCAAATGGAACCGGATGGGACTGGAACCTAATATGGTAAAAACACTAAACGGAACAACATTTAATTATACTTTACGTAATACGGTTTATCAGGTGAAATTGAATGTAAATGATTACGAACTGCATAGCAATAATTTCTCTGTTAAGAGTAAAGAAGCTTTCGGAGCATCGTTCGAGAACAAAGAACTGGCACTTTATCCGCATAATAAAGAACGGATGATTGTGAAGCTGAAAGGACAGTTGGATTCGCCGATATCCGTAGAACTGAATCGTTATACAGGGAACAATTTCTCATGGAAAGTGACTTCCGCCGACAATTATCAGTTTACGCTGGAAGGATTAAATCCTGCCCGGAAATATGTATTAATGGCACAGGGTAAGACGATCGATATAAAAATAGGCGACAATGGAAAAGCTACCTTTACCCATACTTGTACAAAGCCTACGGTCTTCCATCTGAATGAGAAGTAA
- a CDS encoding cobalamin B12-binding domain-containing protein, with amino-acid sequence MESILDQIALCVENGKINLTSPYPSAMRGQPGADEFTVQALEAGIPPSDIVSKGLIAGMGRIGVKFRENKVFVPQVLMSAKAMNGAMVHLKKYFVDGSVKRKGKIILGTVEGDLHDIGKNLVGMIVEGNGYEVIDLGVDVSADKFLEAIRLHPGAFVGMSALLTTTMANMEKINKAIKAEFPQVITCVGGAPLNPSFAQSIGADYYTDEPQALVEILDRLVA; translated from the coding sequence ATGGAAAGTATTTTAGATCAAATCGCTTTATGCGTGGAAAATGGAAAGATAAATCTGACATCTCCTTATCCTTCGGCTATGAGAGGGCAACCGGGAGCCGACGAGTTTACAGTTCAGGCACTTGAAGCCGGCATCCCTCCTTCGGATATAGTATCTAAAGGACTGATTGCCGGTATGGGAAGAATCGGTGTGAAGTTCCGGGAAAACAAAGTGTTCGTACCCCAGGTATTGATGAGTGCCAAGGCTATGAACGGGGCAATGGTTCACCTGAAGAAATACTTCGTGGATGGTTCCGTGAAACGAAAAGGGAAGATAATCCTCGGAACCGTAGAAGGCGACCTGCATGATATCGGTAAAAATCTGGTAGGTATGATTGTCGAGGGAAACGGATACGAGGTAATAGATTTGGGTGTGGATGTTTCCGCGGATAAGTTTCTCGAAGCAATCCGCCTGCACCCGGGTGCTTTTGTCGGTATGTCTGCCCTGTTGACAACTACGATGGCTAATATGGAAAAGATAAATAAAGCCATCAAGGCGGAATTTCCCCAAGTGATCACCTGTGTGGGCGGAGCACCGCTAAACCCTAGCTTTGCTCAGAGTATAGGTGCGGATTATTATACCGATGAACCGCAAGCCTTAGTGGAAATTCTCGACCGTTTGGTTGCTTAA
- a CDS encoding uroporphyrinogen decarboxylase family protein, producing MNINQWTKKIIEAPQRFTLPIMTHPGIEMIGCSVRDAVQDGTVHAQAIKALSDRFPSKAATVIMDLTVEAEAFGSRIEFPDNDMPHIIGRLVDSSSVESLQVPPLTVGRIPQYLEASRLAVEMISDKPVFAGAIGPFSLAGRLFDMSEIMVACYIEPEAIALLLEKCMEFILSYCRELKNTGCAGVIIAEPAAGLLSNEDCLQFSSVYIRQIVEAVQDDSFMVILHNCGNTGHCTKAMLDTGAGSYHFGNTIDMVKALDECPPDVLVMGNIDPVGILRMMTPGEVKKEVHHLLERTSAYPNFVLSTGCDVPPHVPVENIQAYYDALNEYNRKM from the coding sequence ATGAATATCAATCAATGGACTAAGAAAATAATAGAGGCTCCCCAACGGTTTACCTTGCCGATCATGACCCATCCGGGAATAGAAATGATCGGATGTTCCGTAAGGGATGCCGTACAGGACGGTACGGTACATGCCCAGGCTATCAAAGCTCTTAGCGATCGTTTTCCTTCGAAAGCTGCAACAGTTATTATGGATCTTACCGTCGAAGCCGAGGCTTTCGGTAGCCGGATCGAGTTCCCTGACAATGATATGCCGCATATAATAGGACGGTTGGTCGACTCTTCTTCGGTAGAAAGCCTGCAAGTCCCTCCTCTTACTGTAGGAAGAATCCCTCAATATCTGGAAGCCAGCCGGCTGGCAGTAGAGATGATCAGCGATAAGCCCGTATTTGCCGGCGCTATCGGGCCGTTCTCTCTGGCCGGAAGGCTCTTTGATATGTCGGAAATAATGGTAGCCTGTTATATCGAACCCGAAGCAATTGCCTTATTACTAGAGAAATGTATGGAATTTATCCTTTCTTATTGCCGGGAATTAAAGAATACAGGATGTGCCGGGGTAATTATAGCCGAACCGGCAGCTGGTCTGCTTTCGAATGAAGATTGCCTGCAATTCTCTTCGGTGTATATCAGACAGATCGTCGAAGCTGTACAGGATGATTCTTTTATGGTGATCCTACATAATTGCGGGAATACAGGACACTGTACCAAAGCAATGCTCGATACCGGCGCCGGCTCCTACCACTTCGGGAATACGATCGATATGGTAAAAGCCCTCGATGAATGTCCGCCCGATGTATTGGTTATGGGAAATATCGATCCGGTAGGTATACTTCGAATGATGACCCCAGGAGAAGTAAAAAAAGAAGTGCACCACTTGCTTGAACGGACATCAGCCTATCCGAATTTCGTTCTTTCAACCGGTTGTGATGTTCCTCCCCATGTGCCGGTGGAGAATATACAGGCCTATTACGATGCTTTAAACGAATATAACAGAAAGATGTGA
- a CDS encoding uroporphyrinogen decarboxylase family protein, with the protein MTPRERVLATINRQPVDRPPVDLWCTPEVLDSLRAYTELQDEFAVYNKLGIDKIVWIFPGYGGRFFDPNDSGEITMWGVPTRMVKAGLATYQEYIDPPIADYYEPAQLANYPSWPLPEKFDYEGAKKLAGEARKWNFATIGPWISHFEIYCQMRGLENALMDTLVNPDFLDATIEKIDAVQTVMLKRMLTELDDLIDLVFISDDMGMQNNMLISLESWETHFKPRLKGWCDLIHRHGKKVLYHTDGAVLPLIPGLIECGVDILNPVQHVCPGMERTNLKKQFGRDLIFHGAVENQKILPMGTAKEVADETRTCLETLGKDGGYICCSCHNAQAGTPIENILAMIETVKNYKP; encoded by the coding sequence ATGACTCCAAGAGAACGTGTATTGGCAACAATAAACCGGCAACCAGTAGACCGTCCTCCGGTAGACCTTTGGTGCACGCCCGAAGTGCTCGACTCCCTACGGGCATATACCGAGTTGCAGGATGAGTTTGCCGTATATAATAAATTAGGTATAGATAAAATAGTATGGATCTTCCCGGGTTATGGCGGACGTTTTTTCGATCCGAATGACAGCGGGGAGATCACGATGTGGGGCGTACCTACCCGGATGGTAAAAGCCGGACTGGCTACTTATCAAGAATATATTGATCCGCCGATTGCCGATTATTATGAGCCGGCACAACTTGCCAACTACCCTTCCTGGCCTTTGCCGGAAAAGTTCGACTATGAAGGAGCAAAGAAGTTAGCCGGAGAAGCCCGTAAATGGAACTTTGCAACTATCGGCCCTTGGATTTCACATTTTGAAATCTACTGTCAGATGCGCGGATTGGAAAATGCGTTGATGGATACGCTGGTGAATCCGGATTTTCTGGATGCAACCATAGAAAAAATAGATGCGGTTCAAACCGTAATGTTGAAGCGGATGCTCACGGAACTGGATGACCTGATTGACCTTGTGTTTATTAGTGACGATATGGGAATGCAAAACAATATGCTGATTTCCCTGGAATCCTGGGAAACACACTTTAAGCCCCGGCTGAAAGGCTGGTGCGATTTGATCCACCGGCATGGAAAAAAAGTGTTATATCATACGGATGGTGCCGTGTTACCATTGATACCCGGGCTGATCGAATGCGGTGTTGATATCTTGAATCCGGTACAACATGTTTGTCCGGGCATGGAGCGGACGAACCTGAAGAAACAGTTCGGTCGGGATCTTATATTTCACGGAGCCGTGGAAAACCAAAAGATACTGCCGATGGGTACGGCAAAAGAAGTGGCCGATGAAACACGCACCTGCCTGGAAACACTGGGGAAAGACGGCGGATATATTTGCTGCTCCTGCCATAATGCACAGGCTGGAACCCCTATAGAAAATATCTTGGCAATGATAGAGACCGTAAAAAATTATAAACCATAA
- a CDS encoding glycosyl hydrolase: MNICRHNTFRIAVSCLFLATASIAEASSISRSDQPEWLKKYTDQEVRDMFQNPPMFYAPHTFWFWDDVIKDEQTAAAMAEEMAKQKLNPGYAHPRSGFDNRVTALPIEQYLAEPWFTSFGNAMQKAKEKGLTLGFCDEYNWPSGHGAGKILEKHPELTAMYLSPRRYYIRGKTEVKYDSIDFAVAGKIINNQLDAASLRIIGEGKHVQWDVPDGDWMIYTYTKKPHQGIDGGKVNYLDPKLMEVFIPMVHEQYDKRFKNEMGKTIPGVFVDNEGDYGWKMAWSEHLAKTYRQKKKRDIRTWLPLLTEKDKDGLFVVARCDWFDVVSEVYTACYFEPLVTWLKERNMYYISNLWEESLQLQTIAVGDLMRTTRAVTMPGNDCLEMKSQEVHDFKEIQSVAEFEDRPFMSEIMGVAGWIQTPEMMKMTINSITSFGVNHVVPHGINMNRQIETIPFPSDWYTENPYWDYMHYWTDFARRAAFVTRQSRLVADVLLVNPQENAWSFSENYFSEEKGVQDSPWDERVVEVDQVYSNAMKVMNERNIDFLIADKYYLGKGRVQTSGGEAKITISNHDFRAIVVPSTYIIPRSSMDKIYKFAQKGGVVVLLGALPHGSPEEGLNDYTIIQQVKALLHQPNVIHITSPKDRMEKMVVALNQKITPQIRMENSDRLFTAQRKNGRINYYWFANNTDTPQAFTAWLRDGEGNAEIWNCETGKKENILSTRENGYKKVNLTLHPFEAYWVVFDPDNSESDVSKQIVTTTKERIIDTKWSISYPDSSHVYKTTAKVLYSDDPVVDSKKLKRRYNDVGWNYYSRQKENTAKGKYSYCRINIPIGATSVVIPSYLLGKEIWVDDNRIKVTDSLLSLPPKTELLAFALKFEDAFSIAPFKFEVGRVDNKQLASWYSYGLQQYTGFLEYETSVVVDDLSREMYIDLGEVKFVAEVFVNGISVGARLWPPFKFDISDAIRSGENKIRIRIGNLIANEMWMKDDLGELRTWGWKGTPDLNQCDAGLFGPVRLVLYNP; this comes from the coding sequence ATGAATATCTGTAGACATAATACTTTCCGGATAGCCGTTTCATGCCTGTTTCTTGCTACTGCATCTATTGCCGAAGCCTCTTCCATATCTCGTAGTGATCAACCGGAATGGTTGAAGAAATATACCGACCAGGAAGTAAGGGACATGTTTCAAAACCCTCCGATGTTTTATGCCCCTCACACCTTTTGGTTTTGGGACGATGTGATCAAAGATGAACAGACGGCAGCTGCGATGGCAGAAGAGATGGCTAAACAAAAGTTGAATCCCGGATATGCACATCCCCGTTCCGGCTTTGATAACAGGGTTACGGCACTTCCTATCGAACAATATTTAGCAGAGCCCTGGTTTACAAGTTTTGGAAATGCTATGCAAAAAGCGAAAGAGAAAGGATTAACATTGGGATTTTGCGATGAATACAACTGGCCGAGTGGACACGGAGCAGGTAAAATTCTAGAAAAACATCCGGAACTCACAGCAATGTATCTTTCCCCACGTCGTTATTATATCCGTGGAAAAACGGAAGTAAAATATGACTCGATTGATTTCGCCGTAGCAGGAAAAATAATAAATAACCAACTTGATGCGGCCTCTTTACGTATTATTGGAGAAGGGAAGCACGTGCAGTGGGATGTTCCTGACGGAGATTGGATGATCTATACCTATACAAAGAAACCACATCAGGGTATAGACGGAGGAAAGGTGAATTATTTGGATCCGAAATTAATGGAAGTTTTTATCCCGATGGTTCATGAGCAATATGATAAACGTTTCAAAAATGAAATGGGGAAAACCATTCCCGGAGTGTTTGTGGATAACGAAGGAGACTATGGTTGGAAAATGGCGTGGTCGGAACATTTAGCAAAGACATACCGGCAAAAAAAGAAACGGGATATACGTACGTGGCTCCCTTTATTGACAGAAAAGGACAAAGATGGGCTCTTTGTTGTTGCCCGTTGTGATTGGTTTGATGTGGTATCCGAGGTGTATACAGCTTGTTATTTCGAGCCCCTTGTTACGTGGCTTAAAGAACGTAATATGTACTATATCTCTAATTTGTGGGAAGAATCCTTGCAACTTCAGACGATTGCGGTAGGTGATCTGATGCGGACAACACGCGCCGTGACTATGCCGGGGAATGATTGTCTTGAAATGAAATCACAGGAGGTACATGATTTTAAAGAAATACAATCAGTAGCAGAATTCGAAGACCGCCCTTTTATGAGTGAAATTATGGGAGTGGCGGGTTGGATTCAAACGCCGGAGATGATGAAAATGACGATTAATTCCATCACCTCATTCGGAGTAAACCATGTTGTCCCTCATGGGATCAATATGAATCGGCAGATAGAAACAATACCATTTCCGAGTGATTGGTATACGGAGAATCCTTATTGGGATTACATGCATTACTGGACGGACTTTGCCCGCCGGGCAGCTTTTGTTACACGACAAAGCAGGCTGGTAGCCGATGTGCTTCTGGTCAATCCGCAAGAGAATGCATGGTCTTTCTCTGAGAATTATTTTTCGGAAGAAAAGGGCGTACAGGACTCACCATGGGATGAACGGGTCGTCGAGGTTGATCAGGTTTATTCAAATGCCATGAAGGTGATGAACGAACGAAATATCGATTTCCTGATAGCCGATAAATATTATTTGGGGAAAGGACGTGTACAAACATCAGGAGGAGAGGCGAAAATTACAATCTCTAATCATGACTTCCGCGCGATTGTCGTTCCTTCTACTTATATTATTCCCCGCTCGTCTATGGATAAAATTTACAAATTTGCCCAAAAAGGCGGAGTAGTGGTTCTGTTGGGTGCATTACCTCATGGATCTCCCGAAGAGGGACTGAATGATTACACAATCATACAACAAGTAAAAGCTTTATTGCACCAGCCTAATGTGATTCATATAACGTCCCCAAAAGACAGGATGGAGAAAATGGTAGTTGCTCTAAATCAGAAAATAACACCGCAGATAAGAATGGAAAATAGTGATCGGTTATTCACAGCTCAACGAAAAAACGGTCGTATAAATTATTATTGGTTCGCGAATAATACGGATACACCACAAGCATTTACTGCCTGGTTGAGAGATGGAGAAGGAAATGCCGAGATATGGAATTGTGAAACAGGTAAAAAGGAAAACATACTTTCGACCCGGGAAAATGGATATAAGAAAGTCAACTTAACGTTACATCCCTTTGAAGCCTATTGGGTTGTTTTCGATCCGGATAATAGCGAATCTGACGTTTCGAAACAAATAGTGACGACAACAAAAGAAAGAATAATAGATACCAAATGGTCAATAAGTTATCCGGATAGTAGCCATGTGTATAAAACTACAGCGAAGGTCTTATACTCGGATGATCCGGTGGTAGATAGCAAAAAACTAAAGCGAAGATACAATGATGTAGGCTGGAACTATTATTCCCGGCAAAAAGAAAATACGGCAAAAGGCAAGTATAGTTATTGTCGTATAAATATACCTATCGGGGCTACTTCTGTCGTTATCCCTTCTTATTTATTAGGCAAAGAGATTTGGGTGGATGATAACAGAATAAAGGTGACAGATTCTTTACTTTCTCTTCCGCCGAAAACAGAACTGCTTGCTTTTGCGTTGAAGTTTGAAGATGCGTTTTCTATTGCTCCTTTTAAATTCGAAGTCGGAAGAGTAGATAATAAACAATTAGCATCCTGGTATTCTTATGGGTTACAGCAATATACCGGCTTCCTGGAGTATGAAACCTCAGTAGTAGTGGATGATCTTTCAAGGGAAATGTATATAGATTTAGGCGAGGTAAAGTTTGTAGCTGAGGTTTTTGTCAATGGCATATCCGTAGGTGCCCGCCTGTGGCCTCCATTTAAATTTGATATTTCGGATGCTATAAGATCCGGAGAAAATAAAATCCGGATTCGAATTGGTAACCTTATCGCCAATGAGATGTGGATGAAAGATGATCTGGGAGAACTACGCACATGGGGATGGAAGGGTACACCCGACCTTAACCAATGTGATGCAGGCCTCTTTGGTCCTGTGAGATTGGTTTTGTACAATCCATAA
- a CDS encoding vitamin B12 dependent-methionine synthase activation domain-containing protein has translation MDDFVPYYPTIEEINLQPGDVLDIFHVEEDCSSDNPIVAETMQVYEQMHELSEIQGGYVIFDDIKIFSREGRIQINNRTIHPAAKICSYLQKARQIAVFICTAGEGFTQKAVTYNQQGDYLKGYITDTFGSLVVEKAMDYIQSELDKQMQKNGMKITNRYSPGYCNWEVNDQKQIFDLLPEKACGISLTNSCLMVPIKSVSGIIGIGPEVRKNDYGCDICNNITCIFRKIKNKENRIHH, from the coding sequence ATGGACGATTTTGTTCCTTATTATCCGACAATAGAAGAAATAAATCTTCAACCCGGCGATGTGCTGGATATTTTTCACGTTGAGGAAGACTGTTCATCTGATAACCCGATAGTCGCCGAAACAATGCAAGTTTACGAACAAATGCATGAACTCTCGGAAATACAAGGTGGATATGTTATCTTTGACGATATAAAGATATTTTCTAGGGAAGGGCGGATACAGATAAACAACAGAACAATCCATCCGGCAGCAAAGATTTGTTCCTATCTGCAAAAAGCCCGGCAAATAGCTGTTTTTATCTGTACCGCAGGTGAAGGTTTTACGCAGAAGGCTGTAACGTATAATCAACAAGGGGATTACCTGAAAGGATATATTACAGATACCTTCGGTAGCCTGGTTGTAGAAAAAGCAATGGATTACATTCAATCTGAATTGGACAAACAAATGCAAAAGAACGGAATGAAAATAACAAATCGCTACAGTCCGGGGTATTGCAATTGGGAAGTGAACGACCAAAAACAGATCTTCGACCTGTTACCGGAAAAGGCTTGCGGCATATCTCTTACGAATAGTTGCCTGATGGTTCCCATAAAGTCGGTCAGCGGTATTATCGGTATAGGGCCGGAAGTTCGTAAAAATGATTACGGATGTGATATATGCAATAATATTACTTGTATTTTTCGTAAAATAAAAAACAAAGAAAACAGGATTCATCATTAA